One Streptomyces sp. L2 genomic window carries:
- a CDS encoding protein phosphatase 2C domain-containing protein, translating to MRTDLVSEPGDAARPNEDWAGVGLPASGQGGCVVVLDGVTPPGGATGCLHPVPWYTARLGGALTELTVSYRDLTLTEILARAIGRTADAHADTCDLSHVRTPQATVAVARWSADTVEYLVLSDSVLLLRAPGGTVTPVLDDRLARLPRSALATDALVDATLRNREGGFFTAAADPAVASRAVVGTLPRREVGALVALTDGAARWTEKFGEGDWTDLFDVVQKEGAGSLVERVRRLEAADREARVHLGRGKTHDDATAALVEL from the coding sequence ATGCGTACTGATCTGGTTTCGGAACCCGGTGACGCGGCCCGCCCCAACGAGGACTGGGCCGGTGTCGGACTACCCGCCTCCGGACAGGGAGGTTGCGTGGTCGTGCTGGACGGGGTGACGCCGCCCGGCGGTGCGACGGGCTGTCTGCATCCCGTTCCCTGGTACACGGCGCGGCTCGGCGGGGCGCTGACCGAACTGACCGTTTCCTACCGGGATCTGACCCTGACCGAGATCCTCGCGCGTGCGATCGGCCGCACCGCCGACGCCCATGCGGACACCTGTGACCTTTCTCACGTGCGAACACCGCAGGCAACCGTCGCCGTGGCCCGCTGGTCCGCCGACACGGTGGAGTACCTGGTCCTGTCCGACTCCGTGCTGCTCCTGCGGGCCCCCGGCGGCACGGTCACGCCCGTCCTGGACGACCGCCTCGCCCGGCTGCCGCGCTCCGCGCTGGCCACGGACGCGCTCGTGGACGCCACCCTGCGCAACCGGGAGGGCGGCTTCTTCACGGCCGCCGCCGACCCCGCCGTGGCCTCCCGGGCGGTCGTCGGCACGCTGCCCCGCCGGGAGGTCGGCGCGCTGGTCGCGCTCACGGACGGGGCGGCCCGCTGGACGGAGAAGTTCGGCGAGGGCGACTGGACGGACCTGTTCGACGTCGTCCAGAAGGAGGGCGCGGGGTCCCTGGTCGAGCGGGTACGGCGGCTGGAGGCGGCCGACCGGGAGGCGCGGGTGCACCTGGGCCGCGGCAAGACGCACGACGACGCGACGGCGGCCCTCGTGGAGCTGTGA
- a CDS encoding spermidine synthase codes for MTAAYDIPVVLDRREGPYGEVVLRRHGALLQIIANGCFLMDTSDGRSERLLVDAAYGALDGRPGPEVLIGGLGVGFSLAHAAADPRWGRITVVERESAVVGWHRDGPLAELSASALADPRTRIVEADLVSYVHETSDTFDALCLDIDNGPGWTVTEDNDSLYGAAGLAACARVLRPGGVLAVWSAEPSPEFEGTLRNAGFRQVRTEEVPVARGVPDAVHLAVGPG; via the coding sequence ATGACCGCTGCCTACGACATTCCCGTGGTCCTGGACCGTCGCGAAGGACCGTACGGCGAGGTGGTGCTGCGCAGACACGGCGCGCTGCTGCAGATCATCGCCAACGGCTGCTTCCTGATGGACACCTCCGACGGCCGCTCGGAGCGGCTGCTGGTCGACGCGGCGTACGGCGCGCTGGACGGGCGGCCGGGGCCGGAGGTGCTGATCGGCGGGCTGGGCGTGGGCTTCTCGCTCGCACACGCCGCGGCGGATCCGCGGTGGGGGCGGATCACGGTGGTGGAGCGGGAGAGCGCCGTCGTCGGCTGGCACCGGGACGGGCCGCTCGCGGAGCTGTCCGCATCCGCGCTCGCGGACCCGCGCACGCGGATCGTCGAGGCGGACCTCGTGTCGTACGTCCATGAGACATCGGACACGTTCGACGCGCTGTGCCTCGACATCGACAACGGGCCGGGCTGGACCGTGACCGAGGACAATGACAGCCTTTACGGGGCGGCCGGACTCGCCGCGTGCGCACGGGTGTTGAGGCCGGGCGGGGTGCTCGCCGTATGGTCGGCCGAGCCCTCTCCGGAATTTGAAGGAACCTTGCGGAATGCCGGGTTCCGGCAGGTGCGTACCGAAGAGGTGCCCGTTGCCCGGGGCGTTCCGGACGCGGTACACCTTGCCGTCGGCCCTGGATAG
- a CDS encoding rhomboid-like protein, translating into MERTATSPAPPAPAGAPLLDGVPRQRGPALPAPPPPEARPRPWHLLPTPTGTPFTFAYATVLAITSVIAAHAGPGLVHALYQGSSTDVAHLVRTPVLVLLASALWIAGGVLSPYALAFVLVLTALERRIGGSRAACVFLAGHVLATLATEVPVGLAVLAGHLPATSLHRMDYGISFGVAASAGALSGLLRPWLKWPLLTLITALLLKDLWAFQDPMTNWGHLIALSIGISTWPLIRRWAEAPLQGRGEPRDKPQRTRTRTRTRARR; encoded by the coding sequence GTGGAACGCACCGCGACGAGCCCCGCGCCCCCCGCCCCCGCGGGCGCCCCCCTCCTCGACGGCGTGCCCCGCCAGCGAGGTCCGGCACTCCCGGCGCCCCCGCCCCCCGAGGCCCGCCCCCGCCCCTGGCACCTGCTCCCGACCCCCACGGGCACGCCCTTCACGTTCGCCTACGCCACGGTTCTCGCCATCACCTCGGTCATCGCCGCCCACGCCGGCCCGGGCCTCGTCCACGCCCTCTACCAGGGCTCCAGCACCGACGTGGCCCACCTGGTGCGGACCCCCGTCCTGGTCCTCCTGGCGAGCGCCCTGTGGATCGCGGGCGGCGTCCTCTCCCCGTACGCCCTCGCCTTCGTCCTGGTCCTCACGGCCCTGGAGCGCCGGATCGGCGGCTCCCGCGCGGCCTGCGTCTTCCTGGCGGGCCACGTCCTGGCCACCCTCGCCACCGAGGTCCCCGTCGGCCTCGCCGTCCTGGCCGGCCACCTCCCTGCGACCTCCCTCCACCGCATGGACTACGGCATCAGTTTCGGCGTGGCGGCGAGCGCGGGCGCCCTCTCCGGCCTCCTCCGCCCGTGGCTCAAGTGGCCCCTCCTGACCCTGATCACCGCCCTCCTCCTGAAGGACCTCTGGGCCTTCCAGGACCCCATGACCAACTGGGGCCACCTGATCGCCCTGTCGATAGGCATATCGACCTGGCCTCTGATACGCCGATGGGCGGAAGCGCCCCTTCAGGGGCGCGGGGAACCGCGCGACAAGCCACAACGCACCCGCACCCGCACCCGCACCCGCGCACGGCGCTGA
- a CDS encoding response regulator transcription factor: MEQTHTSQTGAATTTPGAQRRVLVVEDDPTIVDAIAARLRAEGFLVQTASDGPSAVDTAEAWQPDLLILDIMLPGFDGLEVCRRVQAQRPVPVLMLTARDDETDMLVGLGVGADDYMTKPFSMRELAARVHVLLRRVERAAIAASTPRSGILRLGELEIDHAQRRVRVKSEDVHLTPTEFDLLVCLANTPRAVLSREQLLAEVWDWADASGTRTVDSHIKALRRKIGAERIRTVHGVGYALETPTP; this comes from the coding sequence ATGGAGCAGACACACACCTCCCAGACCGGCGCGGCCACGACCACCCCGGGCGCGCAGCGCCGGGTGCTGGTCGTCGAGGACGACCCCACGATCGTCGACGCCATCGCGGCCCGGCTGCGCGCCGAGGGTTTCCTCGTGCAGACGGCGTCGGACGGCCCCTCGGCCGTCGACACCGCCGAGGCCTGGCAGCCCGATCTACTGATCCTCGACATCATGCTGCCCGGCTTCGACGGCCTGGAGGTCTGCCGGCGTGTGCAGGCCCAGCGCCCGGTGCCGGTGCTGATGCTGACGGCGCGGGACGACGAGACCGACATGCTGGTCGGGCTCGGGGTCGGCGCCGACGACTACATGACCAAGCCGTTCTCGATGCGGGAGCTGGCCGCGCGGGTGCACGTCCTGCTGCGGCGCGTGGAGCGGGCGGCGATCGCCGCGTCGACCCCGCGCTCGGGCATCCTGCGCCTCGGTGAGCTGGAGATCGACCACGCGCAGCGCCGGGTGCGGGTGAAGTCGGAGGACGTCCACCTGACGCCGACCGAGTTCGACCTGCTGGTGTGCCTGGCGAACACCCCGCGCGCGGTGCTCTCCCGGGAGCAGCTGCTGGCCGAGGTGTGGGACTGGGCGGACGCCTCCGGCACCCGGACCGTCGACAGCCACATCAAGGCGCTGCGCCGGAAGATCGGCGCCGAGCGCATCCGTACGGTGCACGGGGTCGGGTACGCGCTGGAGACGCCGACGCCATGA
- a CDS encoding nitrate- and nitrite sensing domain-containing protein → MQKKRPRRTGRQTAPEGTGEQPPVGAGRPTHVRTRLIVAVAVVAAAVAGAGAPSVLTASSDLSDSQDLVTLATRTQDALTLAHSLADERDEVTSYVAAGRPKAKAPSEQRSARVDRQVEDLRADTDTPAALRHDLDGIAAVRRSALTGKTDALRTHQAYSALITELHRMADELAEQMPPRAGSGAYALAELDSAVQQSAAARGLLLAALNVPTSSQTVINPVTGLPSTTRTTTDADRKQRDALTAAAQQARLRSDAAVADFRETAPKAAVDSYDSTVTGPEVNSADTYLARLTDQPTLADSELTTSTKKLDAALSARVDLMRGVEAALYDHRTKDLEALRDDDVTALEIRIAVLGALMLVAVGLATAMARTLTRPLSVLRRGSARLAQSDDPAAQDPVTFTGRNDEFAQVVRSVNALHGHAVALHQRVATLETDRKHLVGQRQRMADAREALKAELSDAADQLQRLRTSISGTFVNLALRTLGLVERQLAVIEGLEEREQDPDRLATLFKLDHFATVMRRHSENLLVLAGTEHVQQHPGPVPLVDVVRAAVSEIERYERVRIAALPPHAHVAGFAADDLSHLLAELMENATSFSPPDLPVEVSGWLLESGEVMLSVQDEGIGMAAERLDRLNTRLTEFDPEAPYDQEGEDGLGLGLYVVARLAHRHGVRVQLRDPKQGGVTAVVVLPQSLLTGPPTAAVPPPATASGPTHTFTLPGAESEANSNVLHTRPKPVDPLVALAEHTAREAGEPAEAGQTGEPAAPEEFGQAGDAAAIAGAEEAGEAAGPAATDEAGEAGEAGGPAWTDEVGEPKKASEVGEFKKAGEAGEAGGPAAATEAGEAEKAEKAREAGGPAAIEELGTPWAADGQEAAAAPNQVTETHTRPESSEEPSTREPSRPKAPPETFAETTMELFLPDLAAPRQPEEAAQPGNGSSASAPAHPSAPGQPEEPAGPADGPSATDHAHPAVPAPATGESAAPHDARAAAGGEDAPLGPPAPGDESRTGTGESAAPHDARAAAGGEDAPLGPPAPGDESRTGTGESAAPHDARAAAGGEDAPLGTPAPGESRTGGAGGNGDRAEAGGEAVTSKGLPKRTPRITAPTAPPRQRPASLDAEALRRRLGGFRQGAQAGYRAVEEENRTEPVTGGPAEEASS, encoded by the coding sequence GTGCAGAAGAAGCGGCCTCGGCGCACAGGCAGGCAGACGGCCCCCGAAGGGACCGGTGAGCAGCCGCCCGTCGGCGCCGGCCGCCCGACCCATGTGCGCACCCGGCTCATCGTCGCCGTCGCCGTGGTCGCCGCGGCCGTCGCCGGAGCCGGCGCACCGTCCGTCCTCACCGCCTCCTCGGACCTCAGCGACTCCCAGGACCTGGTGACCCTGGCCACCCGCACCCAGGACGCGCTCACCCTCGCCCACTCCCTCGCCGACGAGCGCGACGAGGTCACCTCCTACGTCGCCGCCGGCCGCCCCAAGGCCAAGGCGCCCTCCGAGCAGCGCAGCGCCCGCGTCGACCGCCAGGTCGAGGATCTGCGCGCCGACACCGACACCCCGGCCGCGCTGCGCCACGACCTCGACGGCATCGCCGCCGTACGGCGCTCCGCCCTCACCGGCAAGACCGACGCCCTGCGCACCCACCAGGCGTACTCGGCGCTGATCACCGAGCTGCACCGGATGGCCGACGAACTGGCCGAGCAGATGCCGCCCCGGGCCGGGTCCGGCGCCTACGCGCTCGCCGAACTGGACTCCGCCGTCCAGCAGTCCGCCGCCGCCCGCGGCCTGCTGCTCGCCGCGCTGAACGTGCCGACGAGCAGCCAGACCGTGATCAACCCCGTCACCGGCCTGCCCAGCACCACCAGGACCACCACCGACGCCGACCGCAAACAGCGCGACGCCCTCACCGCCGCCGCCCAGCAGGCCCGCCTGCGCTCCGACGCGGCCGTCGCCGACTTCCGTGAGACCGCGCCCAAGGCGGCGGTGGACTCCTACGACTCCACGGTCACCGGCCCCGAGGTCAACTCCGCCGACACCTACCTCGCCAGGCTCACCGACCAGCCCACCCTCGCCGACAGCGAGCTGACCACCAGCACCAAGAAGCTGGACGCGGCCCTGTCCGCACGGGTCGACCTGATGCGGGGCGTGGAGGCAGCCCTCTACGACCACCGCACCAAGGATCTCGAAGCGCTCCGGGACGACGACGTCACCGCGCTGGAGATCCGGATCGCCGTCCTCGGCGCCCTGATGCTCGTCGCCGTCGGCCTCGCCACCGCCATGGCCCGCACGCTCACCCGCCCGCTGTCCGTGCTGCGGCGCGGCTCGGCCCGGCTCGCGCAGTCCGACGACCCGGCGGCCCAGGACCCGGTCACGTTCACCGGCCGCAACGACGAGTTCGCCCAGGTCGTCCGGTCCGTCAACGCCCTGCACGGGCACGCCGTCGCCCTGCACCAGCGGGTCGCCACCCTGGAGACCGACCGCAAGCACCTGGTCGGCCAGCGGCAGCGGATGGCCGACGCCCGCGAGGCCCTCAAGGCCGAACTGTCGGACGCTGCCGACCAGTTGCAGCGACTGCGCACCAGCATCAGCGGCACGTTCGTCAACCTCGCCCTGCGCACCCTGGGCCTGGTCGAACGCCAGCTCGCCGTCATCGAGGGCCTGGAGGAGCGGGAGCAGGACCCCGACCGGCTGGCCACGCTGTTCAAGCTCGACCACTTCGCCACGGTCATGCGCCGCCACAGCGAGAACCTGCTCGTCCTGGCCGGCACCGAGCACGTCCAGCAGCACCCCGGCCCGGTGCCGCTCGTCGACGTGGTCCGCGCGGCGGTCAGCGAGATCGAACGCTACGAGCGCGTCCGAATCGCGGCCCTCCCGCCCCACGCCCACGTGGCCGGATTCGCCGCGGACGACCTCTCCCACCTGCTCGCCGAACTCATGGAGAACGCCACCTCGTTCTCCCCGCCCGACCTGCCCGTCGAGGTCTCCGGCTGGCTGCTGGAGTCCGGCGAGGTCATGCTCTCCGTCCAGGACGAGGGCATCGGCATGGCCGCCGAGCGCCTGGACCGCCTCAACACCCGCCTCACCGAGTTCGACCCCGAGGCGCCGTACGACCAGGAGGGCGAGGACGGTCTCGGCCTCGGCCTCTACGTGGTGGCCCGGCTCGCCCACCGCCACGGTGTCCGCGTCCAGCTCCGCGATCCCAAGCAGGGGGGTGTCACGGCGGTCGTCGTCCTGCCCCAGTCCCTCCTCACCGGCCCGCCCACAGCCGCGGTCCCGCCCCCGGCGACAGCCTCCGGCCCCACCCACACCTTCACCCTCCCCGGCGCCGAGTCCGAGGCCAACTCCAACGTCCTCCACACCCGCCCCAAGCCTGTCGACCCCCTGGTAGCCCTCGCCGAACACACGGCCCGGGAGGCCGGGGAACCTGCGGAGGCCGGTCAGACCGGGGAGCCTGCGGCGCCTGAGGAGTTCGGGCAGGCCGGGGACGCTGCGGCGATCGCGGGGGCCGAGGAAGCCGGGGAGGCCGCGGGACCGGCGGCGACTGACGAGGCCGGGGAGGCCGGGGAGGCCGGAGGACCGGCGTGGACCGACGAGGTCGGGGAGCCCAAGAAGGCCAGTGAGGTCGGGGAGTTCAAGAAGGCCGGTGAGGCCGGGGAGGCTGGGGGACCGGCGGCGGCCACCGAGGCCGGTGAGGCCGAGAAGGCTGAGAAGGCCCGGGAGGCCGGGGGACCGGCGGCGATCGAGGAGCTCGGTACCCCGTGGGCTGCCGACGGGCAGGAAGCGGCCGCCGCCCCGAACCAGGTCACGGAGACCCACACTCGGCCGGAGTCCTCCGAGGAGCCGTCCACCCGGGAGCCGTCCCGCCCGAAGGCCCCCCCGGAGACGTTCGCCGAGACGACGATGGAACTCTTCCTCCCGGACCTCGCGGCCCCCAGGCAGCCCGAGGAAGCCGCACAGCCCGGGAACGGCTCGTCCGCCTCGGCCCCCGCGCACCCCTCGGCCCCCGGGCAGCCCGAGGAACCGGCAGGGCCCGCAGACGGCCCGTCCGCCACGGACCACGCGCACCCCGCTGTCCCGGCCCCCGCCACCGGCGAGTCCGCCGCTCCCCACGACGCACGCGCGGCCGCGGGCGGTGAGGACGCGCCACTGGGGCCACCCGCACCCGGCGACGAAAGCCGCACGGGCACCGGTGAGTCCGCCGCTCCCCACGACGCACGCGCGGCCGCGGGCGGTGAGGACGCCCCGCTGGGGCCACCCGCACCCGGCGACGAAAGCCGCACGGGCACCGGTGAGTCCGCCGCTCCCCACGACGCACGCGCGGCCGCCGGCGGTGAGGACGCCCCGCTGGGGACACCCGCACCCGGCGAAAGCCGCACGGGTGGTGCGGGTGGGAACGGAGACCGCGCCGAAGCCGGAGGCGAGGCGGTCACCAGCAAGGGCCTCCCCAAGCGCACACCCAGGATCACCGCACCCACCGCCCCGCCCCGCCAGCGCCCCGCATCCCTCGACGCCGAAGCCCTCCGCCGCAGGCTCGGCGGCTTCCGCCAGGGCGCACAGGCCGGCTACCGGGCCGTAGAAGAAGAGAACCGCACCGAACCAGTCACGGGGGGCCCAGCCGAGGAGGCAAGCAGTTGA
- the lon gene encoding endopeptidase La: MSTEHTPFTLVLPVLPLDSEVVLPGMVVPLDLSDGDVRAAVEAAQAAARDEPGKPKVLLVPRIDGTYAKTGVLGTVEQVGRLADGDPGALIRGRGRVRIGAGTTGPGAALWVEGTRIDESVPDPLPGQVAELVKEYKALATAWLRKRGAWQVVDRVQAIDDVSALADNSGYSPFLTTEQKVELLETADPVARLRLATQQLRDHLAEQDVAETIAKDVQEGVDKQQREFLLRRQLEAVRKELREINGEQDGEESDDYRARVEAADLPEKVREAALKEVDKLERASDQSPEGSWIRTWLDTVLELPWNERTEDAYDIQGAQAVLDAEHAGLEDVKERITEYLAVRKRRGERGLGVIGGRRGGAVLALVGPPGVGKTSLGESVAHAMGRKFVRVALGGVRDEAEIRGHRRTYVGALPGRIVRAIKEAGSMNPVVLLDEIDKVGSDFRGDPAAALLEVLDPAQNHTFRDHYLEVELDLSDVVFLATANVLEAVPEALADRMEIVRLDGYTEDEKVVIARDHLLPRQLERAGLDADEVTLDESALRKLAGEYTREAGVRTLERSIARLLRKVAAQHELGGRELPFTVTDAELRGLIGRPHHVPESAQDPAERRTAVPGVATGLAVTGAGGDVLFVEASLADPETGAAGLTLTGQLGDVMKESAQIALSFLRSHGAELELPVADLKDRGVHIHFPAGAVPKDGPSAGITMTTALASLLSGRLVRTDVAMTGEVSLTGRVLPIGGVKQKLLAAHRAGVTTVIIPKRNEPDLDDVPAEILDTLDVHPVTDVRQVLELALAPATNGAEAEVPAAA; this comes from the coding sequence ATGTCGACTGAGCACACCCCATTCACCCTCGTCCTCCCGGTGCTGCCGCTGGACAGCGAAGTCGTCCTGCCCGGCATGGTGGTCCCGCTCGACCTGAGCGACGGCGACGTGCGGGCCGCCGTGGAGGCCGCCCAGGCCGCCGCCCGCGACGAGCCCGGCAAGCCCAAGGTGCTGCTCGTCCCCCGCATCGACGGCACGTACGCGAAGACCGGCGTGCTCGGCACCGTCGAGCAGGTGGGCCGGCTGGCCGACGGCGACCCCGGCGCCCTGATCAGGGGCCGCGGCCGCGTGCGGATCGGCGCCGGCACCACCGGACCCGGCGCCGCCCTCTGGGTCGAGGGCACCCGGATCGACGAGAGCGTGCCGGACCCCCTGCCCGGCCAGGTCGCCGAACTCGTCAAGGAGTACAAGGCCCTCGCCACGGCCTGGCTGCGCAAGCGCGGCGCCTGGCAGGTGGTGGACCGGGTGCAGGCCATCGACGACGTGTCCGCACTCGCCGACAACTCCGGGTACTCGCCGTTCCTGACCACCGAGCAGAAGGTCGAACTGCTGGAGACCGCCGACCCGGTCGCCCGCCTCAGGCTCGCCACCCAGCAGCTGCGCGACCACCTCGCCGAGCAGGACGTCGCCGAGACCATCGCCAAGGACGTCCAGGAGGGCGTCGACAAGCAGCAGCGCGAGTTCCTGCTGCGCCGCCAGCTCGAAGCCGTCCGCAAGGAACTGCGGGAGATCAACGGCGAGCAGGACGGCGAGGAGTCCGACGACTACCGCGCCCGGGTCGAGGCCGCCGACCTGCCCGAGAAGGTCCGCGAGGCCGCCCTCAAGGAGGTCGACAAGCTGGAGCGGGCGAGCGACCAGTCGCCCGAGGGCAGCTGGATCCGCACCTGGCTGGACACGGTCCTCGAACTGCCGTGGAACGAGCGGACCGAGGACGCGTACGACATCCAGGGCGCCCAGGCGGTCCTGGACGCCGAGCACGCGGGCCTGGAGGACGTGAAGGAGCGCATCACCGAGTACCTGGCGGTCCGCAAGCGCCGCGGCGAACGCGGGCTCGGCGTGATCGGCGGGCGGCGCGGGGGCGCGGTCCTGGCGCTCGTCGGACCGCCCGGCGTCGGCAAGACCTCGCTCGGCGAGTCCGTCGCGCACGCGATGGGCCGGAAGTTCGTGCGCGTGGCCCTCGGCGGCGTCCGCGACGAGGCCGAGATCCGCGGCCACCGCCGTACGTACGTCGGCGCGCTGCCCGGCCGGATCGTCCGCGCGATCAAGGAGGCCGGCTCGATGAACCCGGTCGTCCTGCTCGACGAGATCGACAAGGTGGGCTCCGACTTCCGCGGCGATCCCGCGGCGGCCCTCCTCGAAGTCCTCGACCCCGCCCAGAACCACACCTTCCGCGACCACTACCTGGAGGTCGAACTCGACCTCTCCGACGTCGTCTTCCTCGCCACCGCCAACGTCCTGGAGGCCGTCCCCGAGGCCCTCGCCGACCGTATGGAGATCGTCCGCCTGGACGGCTACACCGAGGACGAGAAGGTCGTCATCGCCCGCGACCACCTGCTCCCGCGCCAGCTGGAGCGGGCGGGCCTGGACGCGGACGAGGTCACGCTCGACGAGAGCGCCCTGCGCAAGCTGGCCGGCGAGTACACCCGCGAGGCGGGCGTGCGCACCCTGGAGCGCTCCATCGCCCGGCTGCTGCGCAAGGTGGCGGCCCAGCACGAACTGGGCGGCCGTGAGCTGCCGTTCACCGTCACGGACGCCGAGCTGCGCGGCCTGATCGGCCGACCGCACCACGTGCCCGAGTCGGCCCAGGACCCGGCCGAGCGCCGTACGGCCGTGCCCGGCGTGGCGACGGGGCTCGCGGTCACCGGGGCCGGTGGCGACGTGCTGTTCGTGGAGGCGTCCCTCGCCGACCCGGAGACGGGTGCGGCGGGCCTGACCCTGACCGGTCAGCTGGGTGACGTGATGAAGGAGTCAGCGCAGATCGCCCTGAGCTTCCTGCGCAGCCACGGCGCCGAGCTGGAACTGCCGGTCGCCGACCTGAAGGACCGGGGCGTGCACATCCACTTCCCGGCGGGCGCGGTCCCCAAGGACGGCCCGAGCGCCGGCATCACGATGACTACGGCCCTCGCGTCCCTGCTCTCCGGCCGCCTGGTCCGCACGGACGTGGCGATGACCGGTGAGGTCTCGCTGACGGGCCGCGTGCTGCCCATCGGCGGCGTCAAGCAGAAGCTGCTGGCCGCCCACCGCGCCGGGGTCACCACGGTGATCATTCCCAAGCGCAACGAGCCCGACCTGGACGACGTCCCGGCGGAGATCCTGGACACGCTCGACGTCCACCCCGTCACGGACGTCCGCCAGGTCCTCGAACTGGCCCTCGCACCGGCCACCAACGGCGCGGAGGCGGAGGTCCCGGCCGCGGCGTGA
- a CDS encoding MarR family transcriptional regulator yields MHEDGNGGGPRVGAEVTPSGADQEFLSLERELTVLLRRARASQGEMAREVHPGLESSAYGLLIRLDELGGQRATELAAYVGVGKATMSRQLRALEELGLVAREPDPADGRAWLVTLTDVGRGRVGKVREARRARYVNQLAHWDRREVAELARLLHELNGSWRTGPHHTHA; encoded by the coding sequence GTGCACGAGGACGGAAACGGCGGTGGACCGCGCGTCGGCGCGGAGGTGACGCCGAGTGGTGCAGACCAGGAATTCCTGTCGCTGGAACGCGAGTTGACGGTACTGCTGCGCCGCGCCCGGGCCAGTCAGGGCGAGATGGCCCGCGAGGTGCACCCCGGTCTGGAGTCCTCGGCGTACGGCCTGCTCATCCGCCTCGACGAGCTGGGTGGGCAGCGCGCCACCGAGCTGGCCGCATACGTCGGCGTCGGCAAGGCCACCATGTCCCGGCAGCTGCGCGCCCTGGAGGAGCTGGGCCTGGTCGCCCGGGAGCCGGATCCGGCCGACGGACGGGCCTGGCTGGTGACGCTCACGGACGTGGGCCGCGGCCGGGTCGGCAAGGTCCGCGAGGCCCGCCGTGCCCGCTACGTCAACCAGCTCGCCCACTGGGACCGCCGCGAGGTCGCCGAACTCGCCCGCCTGCTGCACGAGCTGAACGGCTCCTGGCGCACCGGCCCGCACCACACCCACGCGTAG
- a CDS encoding lysozyme, whose amino-acid sequence MPVHRPGTIRPRGLAALVTTLLAALALTLPLTPAHAATTPARGTAHMGMGVLAHDGRSGTPTSSDATQTEGVDVAGYQGNVAWSTLWNSGVRWAYTKATEGTYYTNPYFAQQYNGSYNVGMIRGAYHFATPDTTSGATQANYFVDHGGGWSRDGKTLPGALDIEWDPYGAACYGKSQSGMVSWIRDFLNQYKARTGRDAVIYTATSWWTQCTGNYGGFAAYNPLWIARYSSTPGTLPASWGYYTMWQYTSSGPTVGDHDKFNGALDRVQALALG is encoded by the coding sequence ATGCCCGTGCACAGACCCGGCACCATCCGCCCCCGCGGCCTCGCGGCCCTCGTGACCACGCTGCTCGCGGCCCTCGCTCTCACCCTCCCGCTCACCCCCGCCCACGCCGCGACCACGCCCGCCCGCGGCACCGCCCACATGGGCATGGGCGTCCTCGCCCACGACGGCCGCAGCGGCACGCCCACGAGCAGTGACGCCACCCAGACCGAGGGCGTCGACGTCGCCGGCTACCAGGGCAACGTCGCCTGGAGCACCCTGTGGAACAGCGGGGTCCGCTGGGCGTACACGAAGGCCACGGAAGGCACGTACTACACCAACCCGTACTTCGCCCAGCAGTACAACGGCTCCTACAACGTCGGCATGATCCGCGGCGCCTACCACTTCGCGACCCCGGACACCACCAGCGGCGCCACCCAGGCCAACTACTTCGTCGACCACGGCGGCGGCTGGTCCCGCGACGGCAAGACGCTGCCCGGCGCCCTCGACATCGAGTGGGACCCGTACGGCGCCGCCTGCTACGGCAAGTCGCAGAGCGGCATGGTCAGCTGGATCCGCGACTTCCTCAACCAGTACAAGGCCCGCACCGGCCGTGACGCCGTCATCTACACGGCCACCAGCTGGTGGACCCAGTGCACCGGCAACTACGGCGGCTTCGCCGCCTACAACCCCCTGTGGATCGCCCGCTACTCCTCCACCCCGGGCACCCTGCCGGCCAGCTGGGGCTACTACACGATGTGGCAGTACACCTCGTCCGGTCCGACCGTCGGCGACCACGACAAGTTCAACGGAGCTCTCGACCGGGTCCAGGCGCTCGCCCTCGGCTGA